The following are from one region of the Anolis carolinensis isolate JA03-04 unplaced genomic scaffold, rAnoCar3.1.pri scaffold_18, whole genome shotgun sequence genome:
- the LOC134294663 gene encoding zinc finger protein 135-like, which translates to MSVSQSIITVNMEEKLFTCLECGKSFIWRSHLLLHERTHTGEKPFKCLECGQSFTHSSGLRSHQRTHTGEKPFKCLECGQSFTHSSGLRSHQRTHTGEKPYNCLECGQSFTHSSVLHSHQRTHTGEKPYTCLECGHSFTYSSVLRSHQRIHTGEKPYKCLECGQSFTQNSGLRTHQRTHTGEKPYTCLECGHSFTHISHLRSHQRTHTGEKPYKCLECGQSFTQNSGLRSHQWTHTREKPYNCLECGQSFTQNSGLRRHQRTHTGERPYKCLECGQSFTHSSGLRSHQRTHTGEKPYNCLECGQSFTHSSVLRSHQWTHTGEKPYNCLECGHSFTHKGNLHTHQRTHTGERPYTCLECGQSFTHSSGLRSHQRTHTGEKPYTCWECGQSFTHNSDLRSHQRTHTGEKPYKCLECGKSFAQSGNLSSHQRTHSGEKPYKCLECGQSFARSSGLRSHQRTHWGEIL; encoded by the coding sequence ATGTCTGTATCGCAGTCAATCATAACTGTCAACATGGAGGAGAAACTCTTTACATGtcttgagtgtggaaagagcttcatttgGAGGAGCCATCTGCTActgcatgaaaggactcacactggggagaaaccctttaaatgtctggagtgtggacagagtttcactcatagttcaggcctacgttcacatcaaaggactcacactggggagaaaccctttaaatgtctggagtgtggacagagtttcactcatagttcaggcctacgttcacatcaaaggactcacactggggagaaaccctacaactgcctggagtgtggacagagcttcactcatagttcagttttgcattcacatcaaaggactcacactggggagaaaccctatacatgccttgagtgtggacaCAGCTTCACTTATAGTTCAGTTttgcgttcacatcaaaggattcacactggggaaaaaccctataaatgcctggagtgtggacagagcttcactcagaattcAGGCCtacgtacacatcaaaggactcacactggggagaaaccctatacatgcctggagtgtggacatagCTTCACACATATTtcacatctacgttcacatcaaaggactcacactggggagaaaccctataaatgcctggagtgtggtcagagcttcactcagaattcaggcctacgttcacatcaatggACTCACACTCGGGAGAAACCCTacaactgcctggagtgtggacagagcttcactcagaattcaggcctacgtagacatcaaaggactcatactggggagagaCCCTataagtgcctggagtgtggacagagcttcactcatagttcaggcctacgttcacatcaaaggactcacactggggagaaaccctataactgcctggagtgtggacagagcttcactcatagttcagtttTGCGTTCACATcaatggactcacactggggagaaaccctataactgcctggagtgtggacacagcTTTACTCACAAGGGaaacttacatacacatcaaaggactcacactggggagagaccctatacatgcctggagtgtggacagagcttcactcatagttcaggcctacgttcacatcaaaggactcacactggggagaaaccctatacatgctgggagtgtggacagagcttcactcacaaTTCAGacttacgttcacatcaaaggactcacactggggagaaaccctataaatgcctggagtgtggaaagagcttcgctCAAAGTGGAAACCtaagttcacatcaaaggacccacagtggggagaaaccctataaatgtctggagtgtggacagagcttcgctcgtagttcaggcctacgttcacatcaaagaactcactggggagaaatcctataa